CGCAGAAGGCGGGCGACCCCATCGAAGACGACGTCGTGATCGCGCGCGTGTGGGGCAAGCAGCACGCCGACCGCACCAACCTCAACGTGCTCCTCCACCGCGTGCGCAAAGATCTCTCCCGCGTCGGCCTCGACGGCCACGCCCTGCTCGAGCGCACCGAGGGCGGCGGCGCCACCAGGTTTGCCGTGCATGATCGTACCGAGGTGGAGCTGGAATGAGGGTGGAGCTGGAATGAGCGAGGACCCCTCCTCGGTCCCCCTCGCCGCCGCCTTCGCCGAGCGCTACGAGCGCCTCGGCCTCCTGGGGGAGGGCGCCATGGGCGAGGTGCGCCTCTGCCGCGACCGCGTGATCGGCCGCGAGGTCGCCATGAAGGTCATCAAGAGCGTGCGCGTCGACAGCCCACACCGCTGGCGCTTCATCCGCGAGGCCCGCGTGCAGGGCCAGCTCGAGCACCCCGCCATCGTCCCCGTCTACGACCTCGGCGTCAGCCCCGAGGGCCACCCCTTCTTCACCATGAAGCGCCTGCACGGCGAGAGCTTCGGCCAGGTCCTCGAGAAACTCCGCGCCGGAGACCCCGAGGCCCCGACCCGCTGGACGCGCAAACGCATGTTGCGCATGTTCGCCACTGTCTGCCTCGCCGTCGACTTCGCCCACGCCCGCGGCGTCGTGCACCGCGACCTCAAGCCCGACAACCTCATGCTCGGTGAGTACGGCGAGATCTACGTGCTCGACTGGGGCATCGCCAAGCTCCTCGCCGAGGCCGTCCAGAAGAGCGAGGCGCGCCTCCTCGACGCCTCGCGCGCCACGCGCACCGACCAGGGCTCCGTGCTCGGCACCCCCGGCTACATGTCCCCCGAGCAGCTCCGCGGCGAGGTCGCCGCCGTCTCCTCCGCGGCGGATGTCTACTCCCTCGGCGCGCTCCTCTTCGAGCTGTTGACGCTGCGCCCCCTGCACGACCAGGAGCGCATGCAGGACAAGCTCATCTCCGTGCTCCAGACCGACGGCGCGCGCCCGAGCGAGCGCGGCGCCCGCGTGAACCCCGCCCTCGACGCCGCCTGCCGCGAGGCGCTCCGGCTCGACGCCGCCCGCCGCCCCACCGCGCGCGCCCTGCACGACATCGTCGAGGGCTGCCTCGACGCGGGCTGATCAATCTTCGGTCAGCGGGTGCAGCAGCTCGAACGGGTTGGGCAGGGAAGGGCGCTCTCCCTCGGGAGGCGGCGGCGGAGGCGGCGGGCTCTCCTCGTCGCCGTCGGGCGCGGGGCGTGGGGTCGCCCTCGGCGCGCGCGCGGGCCGCTCGCGCGTCTCTGCCGGACGCTCGATCTCGCCAGCCGCGCTGCCCTCCGGAGGTGGAGCGACCGCGGGCTCCATGGCCGGCATCATCGGCGCGACCTCGTCCGGCTCGACCGCTGGCGTCGGCGGGGGCGGCGTCTCCTCCGCGCGCGGGCTCGGCTCCGCGCGAACGCCGCGACCCATCCAGAGCGCGGCGCCGATCGCCGTGACGCCCATCGCGCCGAGCAGCCCGAAGGCCACCAGCCACGGCCAGATCGCGCGGCGTCGAGGCGCGGCCGGCCGCGTGGGGGGAAGGCCAGCGGGGATCGGCCCCGAGACCGGCATCACCGTCGTCGCCGCCTCGAGCGTCGCGGGATCCGTCGCCGCCATGACCGTCGTGGCCGCGCGGGACGACGCCGGGATCTCCACCCGCGGCATCTCGCGGATCGTCACCGCCGCGCTCTGCGCGTCCAGCTCCGCCAGCACCGCGCGCAGCCCCGCCATCAGCGCCGCCGCGTCCGCGGGCCGCTCGCTCGGCTCCTTGCGGAGGCACGACTCCACCAGCGCCATCAGCGCGGGCGGCAAGGTCGGCACCCGCTCCTCGAGCGGCACGTGCGGCGCGGTCAGCACCGCGAGCATGAGCGCGTGCGACGTCGCGCGGAACGGCGGCTCTCCGGCCAGCGCCTCGTAGAGCATCGTGCCGAGCGCCCACACGTCGGCGGGCGGCCCGGCCGACTTCGAGTCCATGAACTGCTCCGGGCTCATGTAGCGCGGCGTGCCGATCGCGGTCCCCGTCTCCGTCACCGACGGACTGTCGTCGCGCCGCACCAGCCCGAAGTCGAGCACGCGCAGCTCCCGGCCTCGCTTCGTCGCGTGCACGAACACGTTGTCGGGCTTCAGATCGCGGTGCACGAAGCCCGCGCCATGCGCCGCGTCGAGCGGCTCGAGCAGCTTCACGAAGAGCTCCAGCAGATCCCGCAGCGACAGCTGCCCGCGCTCGAGCAGCTCCCGGAGCGTCTCCCCCTCGAGCCACTCCATCGCGAGGAACGGCCGCCCCTCCTCGTCGATCGCCGCGTCGAGCACCTCCACGATGCCCGGGTGCTCGATCGACGCGGGCGCCGCCACCTCCCGCGCGAAGCGGGCCCGGGTCGGCTCGTCGTGGGCCATGTGCGCGTGGAGCACCTTCAGCGCCACCACGCGCTGCGTCACGATATGTTGCGCACGGTAGACCGTCCCGTAAGCGCCCGCGCCCACCTCTTCGAGGACGCGGTACCGCTCACCGACCACATCTCCCGGCTCGAAATCACCACGCCGCCTGCGCACCCGCCGAGGTTACCTCAGGAGATGACCAGCCGCCGCCGCTGCGGCCCCCACGTCCCCGGCGTGGCCTCGAAGACCCCCGCCAGCGCGTGCCCGCAAGCCCGGCAGGCCCCGCCCTCGATCTTCCACGCATCGAGCTGGTACCAGTCCCGCCCGATGAGCAGCTCGCCGCAGCCCGCGCAGTACGTCGACTGCCCCGCGCGGTCGTGCACGTTGCCCGTGTACACGTGTTTCAGCCCCGCCTCGAGCGCCTGACGCCGCGCGCGCTGGAGCGTGGCCGGCGGCGTGCCCGGGATGTCGCGCATCTTGAAGTCGGGATGGAACGCCGAGAAGTGCAGCGGCACGTCCCCGCCCAGCTCCTCCGCCACCCACTCGCAGAGCTCGCCGACCTCCTCCTCCGAGTCGTTCATCCCGGGGATGAGCAGCGTGGTGATCTCGAACCAGACGTCGCTCTCGTGCTTCAGCCACTTCAGCGTGTCGAGCACCGGGCCCAGCTCGCTGAACGTGAGCTTCTGATAGAACTCCTCCGTGAACGCCTTCAGGTCGATGTTGGCCGCGTCCACCGCCCCGAAGAAGCGCTCCCGCGCCGCGTCGGTGATGTAGCCCGCCGTCACCGCCACCGACTTGACCCCGCGCTCGCGGCAGGCCGCGGCCGTGTCGATGGCGTACTCGGCGAAGATCACCGGATCGTTGTACGTGAACGCCACCGAGCGGCAGCCCGAGCGGAGCGCCGCCTCCGCGATGGCGTCCGGCGTCGCCTCGTCCATCAGCCGGTCCATCTGCCGCGCCTTGCTGATGTCGTGGTTCTGGCAGAACCTGCAACCCAGGTTGCACCCGGCCGTCCCGAAGCTCAGCACGCTCGTCCCGGGCAAGAAGTGGTTCAGCGGCTTCTTCTCGATCGGGTCGATGCAGAACCCCGACGCGCGCCCATAGCTCGTGAGCACCACCTCGCCGTCCTGCACTCCGCGCACGAAGCAGAAGCCGCGCTGCCCCTCCTTCATCGTGCAGAAGCGCGGACACAGGTCGCACCGCACCCGCCCGCTCTCGAGCGTCGTGAACCACTCCCCCGGCGCCGCGCGCCCCTCCAGCCGTTCCGTCATACTGAACGGAAGTTAAGGCGTTTCGGCCAACGATCAATCGCGACGCGGCCGCACGTTCGGCTTGCCGAGCGACATGCAGGCGGCCTTCGTCACCGCGTCCCGCAGCGCGTCGTCCCCGATCTGAGCCAGCTCGCGCGCCACCCGCGGGGGCAGCTCCGCCGCGTTCAGGGGCACCACCGCGGGCGGCGGCTTCTCGGGCGGCGCGGGCGGATCCGCGAACGGCCCCACGCGGATGCGCAGCCGCTTGATGGCCGGCACCGCCTTCTGCACCGACGCGAGCAGATCTTGCTCGTGGAACGACAGCTCCTGCGCCCACGCCGCGCTCCGCGTGTGCACCACCAGCGTCCCGTACGACAGCTTCACCGGCCGCGCCGCCTGCGCGATCCGCGGCGACACCGTCCGGTCCCACCAGCTGAACGTCCGCAGCAGCGGCTTGTCCTCGGCGCGCCCCGGGTACGTGCGATCGAGCAGATCCGCGATCCGCACCATCGACCCCTGCCGTCGCTTCCGGAACTTCCGCTTCTTCGCCATCGGCCGCCCGAAGCATAGCGCGCCCCGCCCGCCGAGGCCTCGTCCGTGCGACCGGGCACCATTCGCGGGGACGGTCCCGGACAGCGTCGCGCACGGAGCGCCCTTCACTCGAAGCCGTACTTGTCACGGATGCGGCGCCGGGCTTCCGCCCAGTCGATCGCCTCCGTCTCCCCCGCATCGAAGCGGTCGACGCGCTGTCGAACCTCGTCGAGCCACGCGCGCTCCAGGTCGGCAGCCGGCTCGTGTTCGAGGCTCGTCGTCAGCACTTCGACGAGGGCCTCGCTCCGCTCGGCGGGTTTCGTGGGCCTCGAAGCGCGGGACCCGGGGCCTCGCAGAGCGTGACACCGCCCCTCTCGACGCGCGCCAGCGGATCGACGAACGCCGTGCGGCCCCACACGGCGACTTGGCATGAGAAGTGATTGCCTGCCTCCAACCGGAGGTCGAATCGATATGGCACGAGCACTCGAGGGCAGGACGGTCGCGGTCACCGGCACGCTGAAGACGATGAAGCGGGCGGACGCGCACGCGAAGCTCGAGAGGCTCGGCGCGACGGTCGCCAAGTCTCTCTCGAAGAAGGTCGACATCCTGGTCGCCGGGGAGAAGGCCGGCAGCAAGCTGCTCAAGGCCGAGCAGCTCGGCGTGGGCGTGCGCGATGAGGCGTGGCTGGTCGCGCTCGTCGCCGGCGAGACGGGAGAGCCAGAGCCCGCCCCCGCGCTCGCGCCGATCGAGGGGCCGCTCGCCGACTGGGTGGCGCGGCTGGAGGCGCTCGCCGAGCGGCTCCGCAAGGATCCGCGGGTGAACGTGACGTTCCGACTCGGCGAGCCGATCCCTCCCGCCACGTTGGCCCGGATCGAGTCGAGCTGGAAGGTCGACGCCTTCGAGCCGGCCATCCGCAACGTCTACCTGCAAGCAAACGGAGTGTGCCTTCTCTGGATCTCGACGCACCACCCCAACTACGAGCGCGTGAGGAAGCACTGGCGAAAGAGCGACCTGCCCTTCGTCCACGGGGTCTCGCACATGCCCAGCCCCCGCGAGGTCGACGGCTTCGCCGGCGTCTGGTGGGAAGGCCCCGGCCCGCTGCCGGGAGGGACCCCGCCCTGGGGGGCCATCTACCTGCCACCGCTCGAACGGGTCGCGGGCCGCTCGGGCGGCCTCTTCCAAACCAACTTCGACACCGTCCCGAGCGACGAGGAGCGACGCATCGCCGGCAAGACGTGGCGGGGGAGCGACTTCGAGGACGCGCTCCGCGTCTTCGACTACCCGAACGACTTCTGCCCGGCCGCGTGGGTGATGGAGGAGGGGGTCAGCGCGCCCCCCGTCGTGCTCGCCGACGACCACACCAACTGGGCCAGCGGGCGGTACGCGAGCTTCGAGAGCTATATGGAGCACGTGCTCGGCACGCTCGGGACGACCCAGGCGCGCATGGACTGGTTCGATCTGCTCCACCGGGCGACCGACGAGCCCGTCGGCTCCCCGCGCTCGCTCGCGCTCGACGAGCTCCTGCCGCCGTCGGTCGAGCTCGTGCCCGCCGCGGACGGCGCGACGTTCGAGGTGCGCGTGGAGGCGGTCGAGGGTCAGGGCGGTGGAGGCGAAGATCCCCGCGTCGTCGCGCTGGCGAAGCTGATCCCGGGGCACCGGGTGAAGAACGTGGCGAAGGTCCTCGGGCTCGGACCCTACAACCGGAAGAACGAGGCGTTCCTGCCGGAGATCGCGGCCGCGACCGCCGACCCCAAGGCGATCGACGCGAAGACCGCGGCCAAGCTGATGGGCGCCGCGAACCAACGGAAGAAGACCAAGGGGGCCTTCCTCGAGGCCTTCGCGGTGGGCATGGGTGCGGCTGGCGAAGGCGAGACGCTGACCCTGCGCGCCACGACCTGCTTCGACCGCTCGTCGCTCAGCGCCGAGGACCTCGACTGGAGCTTCGGGTCCGAGCACATCGTCAAGGAGTGGCTCGCCGCGCTCGGGCTCGAGGATCCGGAGGGCGCGTGGGTCGCGTGCGAGGTCGCCGAGGCGAAGGGACGCAAGGAGCGCACCGCCAAGGTCGTCGTCACCCTCGCGCGACCGAGCGGTCTCGAGGTCGGCCAGAGCGCGCGCTCGAGCGTGGTCCCCATCGGCTTCCGGGAGCTCGGGACGCAGATCGTCCGCTCGATCCGGTGAGCGAGCCGGCCATCGTCACCCCGACCCCAGTCCTCTACCGTCCCCCATCCGCATGAGCGCCACCCAACGAGTCCAGGTCCTGTCGCGCGACACTGACGCCGTCACGCTGCGCGTCTTCGTCATCCACCCCGACGAGGGCGACCTCGTCCCCGATCGCTCGACCGCGCTCCAGTGGCTCGTGGCGGCGCTCCCGGCGGCGGCATGGAGCCTCGGCGAGAGCGCGCGCCCCAGCGAGGAGGGGCCGGCGCTCGCGCGGCTCCTGCGCGAGGCGCGGATCGAGACCTTCGCCCAGCTCGCGTGGTGGCTGCTCGAGAACGAGCGGCGCGTGGTCGACGTCGAGCTCCTCGCGGAGCGCAACGTCGACGCGGTCGACGAGGACGGCGCGTGGGTCATCGATCTCTCGCGGCCCGAGACGCTCCCTCAGGCCGACGTGCGGGTCCGCGTCG
The window above is part of the Sandaracinaceae bacterium genome. Proteins encoded here:
- a CDS encoding serine/threonine-protein kinase, which gives rise to MSEDPSSVPLAAAFAERYERLGLLGEGAMGEVRLCRDRVIGREVAMKVIKSVRVDSPHRWRFIREARVQGQLEHPAIVPVYDLGVSPEGHPFFTMKRLHGESFGQVLEKLRAGDPEAPTRWTRKRMLRMFATVCLAVDFAHARGVVHRDLKPDNLMLGEYGEIYVLDWGIAKLLAEAVQKSEARLLDASRATRTDQGSVLGTPGYMSPEQLRGEVAAVSSAADVYSLGALLFELLTLRPLHDQERMQDKLISVLQTDGARPSERGARVNPALDAACREALRLDAARRPTARALHDIVEGCLDAG
- a CDS encoding protein kinase; its protein translation is MRRRRGDFEPGDVVGERYRVLEEVGAGAYGTVYRAQHIVTQRVVALKVLHAHMAHDEPTRARFAREVAAPASIEHPGIVEVLDAAIDEEGRPFLAMEWLEGETLRELLERGQLSLRDLLELFVKLLEPLDAAHGAGFVHRDLKPDNVFVHATKRGRELRVLDFGLVRRDDSPSVTETGTAIGTPRYMSPEQFMDSKSAGPPADVWALGTMLYEALAGEPPFRATSHALMLAVLTAPHVPLEERVPTLPPALMALVESCLRKEPSERPADAAALMAGLRAVLAELDAQSAAVTIREMPRVEIPASSRAATTVMAATDPATLEAATTVMPVSGPIPAGLPPTRPAAPRRRAIWPWLVAFGLLGAMGVTAIGAALWMGRGVRAEPSPRAEETPPPPTPAVEPDEVAPMMPAMEPAVAPPPEGSAAGEIERPAETRERPARAPRATPRPAPDGDEESPPPPPPPPEGERPSLPNPFELLHPLTED
- a CDS encoding addiction module protein; the encoded protein is MLTTSLEHEPAADLERAWLDEVRQRVDRFDAGETEAIDWAEARRRIRDKYGFE
- a CDS encoding DUF721 domain-containing protein codes for the protein MAKKRKFRKRRQGSMVRIADLLDRTYPGRAEDKPLLRTFSWWDRTVSPRIAQAARPVKLSYGTLVVHTRSAAWAQELSFHEQDLLASVQKAVPAIKRLRIRVGPFADPPAPPEKPPPAVVPLNAAELPPRVARELAQIGDDALRDAVTKAACMSLGKPNVRPRRD
- the amrS gene encoding AmmeMemoRadiSam system radical SAM enzyme, which codes for MTERLEGRAAPGEWFTTLESGRVRCDLCPRFCTMKEGQRGFCFVRGVQDGEVVLTSYGRASGFCIDPIEKKPLNHFLPGTSVLSFGTAGCNLGCRFCQNHDISKARQMDRLMDEATPDAIAEAALRSGCRSVAFTYNDPVIFAEYAIDTAAACRERGVKSVAVTAGYITDAARERFFGAVDAANIDLKAFTEEFYQKLTFSELGPVLDTLKWLKHESDVWFEITTLLIPGMNDSEEEVGELCEWVAEELGGDVPLHFSAFHPDFKMRDIPGTPPATLQRARRQALEAGLKHVYTGNVHDRAGQSTYCAGCGELLIGRDWYQLDAWKIEGGACRACGHALAGVFEATPGTWGPQRRRLVIS
- a CDS encoding BRCT domain-containing protein is translated as MARALEGRTVAVTGTLKTMKRADAHAKLERLGATVAKSLSKKVDILVAGEKAGSKLLKAEQLGVGVRDEAWLVALVAGETGEPEPAPALAPIEGPLADWVARLEALAERLRKDPRVNVTFRLGEPIPPATLARIESSWKVDAFEPAIRNVYLQANGVCLLWISTHHPNYERVRKHWRKSDLPFVHGVSHMPSPREVDGFAGVWWEGPGPLPGGTPPWGAIYLPPLERVAGRSGGLFQTNFDTVPSDEERRIAGKTWRGSDFEDALRVFDYPNDFCPAAWVMEEGVSAPPVVLADDHTNWASGRYASFESYMEHVLGTLGTTQARMDWFDLLHRATDEPVGSPRSLALDELLPPSVELVPAADGATFEVRVEAVEGQGGGGEDPRVVALAKLIPGHRVKNVAKVLGLGPYNRKNEAFLPEIAAATADPKAIDAKTAAKLMGAANQRKKTKGAFLEAFAVGMGAAGEGETLTLRATTCFDRSSLSAEDLDWSFGSEHIVKEWLAALGLEDPEGAWVACEVAEAKGRKERTAKVVVTLARPSGLEVGQSARSSVVPIGFRELGTQIVRSIR